Below is a genomic region from Candidatus Zixiibacteriota bacterium.
AAACTGCTCCTCCTTTACTTTTAACAAGCCGCATACCCTCCAAACCATCCGCGCCCATTCCGGTTAATATCACTCCAAGAACTCGTGAGCCATACCCCTCTGCTACAGACTTGACCATAACATCCACCGCCGGTTTGTGAAGCGTATCGGTTGGCTCATCAGATAAACGCACTTGCGATAATGATGGCATTTTTCTTACAAGCAAATGTTTATCGCCAGGAGCGATATATACGGTGCCGGGATTTAATTGTTCGCCTTGTTCGGCCTCTTTTACGTTAACTTTAGAAAGTGAATTAAGTCTTTCGGCTAAGGATTTGGTAAACAGCGGCGGCATGTGCTGTACAACTGTTACCGGTACTGGCAGATTTTTTGGTAAAAGCGGAATGATAGCCTGAAGCGCCGGCGGGCCGCCGGTTGAGACTCCGATAGCTATAATGCTTGCGTTTAGCTTTTTTCCCTTACTTTTCAGCGAGCTTGCGCCCATAGTTGTTGCTACGGATATTGTTGGCTTGCTGCTGTTTTTGTTCCGAAAAGCCCTGATAAGACGCGCTTTATTTAAGGCAATATCCTTAATCTTTTTAAGCAATTCCTCTTTTATATTAACAATATCAAGAGCCACAAAAGATAACTGTTTTGGGATAAAATCAACCGCTCCCAGCGAAAAAGCCTCGAGCGTAGCCGATGCCCCGTCAGTAGTAAGCGAACTTAGCATCATAACCGGCGTGGGATTCTCGTTCATTATATGCTTCAAAGCCGTAAGCCCATCCATTCTCGGCATCTCGATATCCAAAGTTACAATATCGGGCTTAAGCTTTTTGACCATCTCGATGCCTTCTAACCCGTTGTTAGCCGTGCCAACAACCTTGATGTCAGGGTCGGACTCTAAAAGCATTGATATTGCTTTCCGCATAAAAGCGGAATCATCTACAACTAAAACTTTTATTTGTATCATGATTTTTCTTCTAAACTAACTCAAAAAGGCTTGCCAGATCTATAATAAGCCTCACTCTGCCGTCGCCCATGATTGTAGCACCCGCCACACCGGGCGTTTCACCCAGGTAATCGCCCATTGATTTAATAACGATTTCTTCTTGTCCGACAAGCGAATCGACGATTAATCCCATTCTCTTTTCGGCTAAACCGACAACCACGATTCTTAAGTTGTCCCTATTTTCGGGAGATATGTTAAATAATACATGAGTTAATTCCACAATAGGCAGTATGCTGTCGCGAAGCTTTATTACCGGTTTTTGATTTATATATTTAACTTGACCTATAGGCACAATCACGGTTTCAATAACTGACGCAAGCGGCACTGCAAAAACATCCTTGCCACACTTTACCAGCAATCCTTGAACTATCGCCAGAGTAAGAGGAAGCCTTATCGTTACCAGAGATCCTTTCCCCTCTTCGCTAGATAGTTCAATAGTGCCTTTTAGTTTTTCAATGTTTGTTCTTACTACATCCATCCCTACACCGCGCCCCGAAACTAAAGTTGTTGTTCTCGCGGTAGATAAGCCGGGTTGGAATATATAGGAAAGAATTTCCTTTTGCGCCATTTGTTCTACAGCCTCAGGAGAAGCTAAACCTTTTTCAATAATCTTCTTCTTAATAGACTCCAAATTCATTCCTTTGCCGTCATCCCCCACCTTGATAACAATATTATTTCCTTCCTGACAAGCAGATAGTTCAATTGTACCGCGTTCAGGTTTGCCGGCGTTCACCCTGTCTTCAGGCAATTCAATTCCATGGTCGGCCGAGTTTCGAATCAGATGCATTAAAGGATCATTGATTTCCTCGATTACCGATTTATCAAGTTCTGTATCCTCGCCTGAAATTTCCAAGTCCATTTTTTTGGATAATTCACGTGAAAGGTCGCGTACAATTCGCGGGAATTTGTTGAATACATGACCAATCTGCAGCATTCTCATTTTCATAATGGCCACATGAAGTTCGGTGGTCATAAAACTGATGTCTGATGCTGCCTGAACAAGTCGTTCTACATTTTGGTCGGCCTCATGTGCGCCCTGAAGTATGTTTGTTGTCTGTATAAGGGCGTTTCTATGAAGCACCAGTTCGCCAACCATATTAACCAAACTATCCAACCTGTCGACGCCAACCCTGATAGTTGATTCGATAACATTGCTTGCGCTTTTCTTAGGTGGCGCAGAACTTGAAACCGCCGCTTCAGTCCGTGGAGATTCCTTTGGCTTATCGGAAGCTGCTGTTTCTGCTTTTATTTCGGTTGTTTCAGCCGCCGTTTCACCTTTGGTTTCCTCTACTTCAACGCTTGCTGAATCAGCTGCTTGCGGTTTTGATTCAGGGAGCGGTTCGCTATTGTAAATTGCGGTTAGCTTAGAAATAATTCCGGAGGTGTCGGTATTACCCTGCTGATTATCGATTATATCCTGTAAAACCAACTTAACATAATCGACAGCCTCAAGCAGAACATCCATTACTTTTTCCGTAACCTGTAGTTCGTTTTTACGAAGCTTATTTAGCACATCCTCCATGCGGTGAGTCAAATTCATCAGGTGGTCATATCCCAGAAACCCGGAGGTACCCTTCATTGTATGAGCGCCCCTGAATATGGAATTTAGTAGTTCTAAGTCATGGGGGTCCTTTTCGAGTTTAATCAGATCTGAATCTAAAGATTCGACAATCTCAGTAGTTTCTATCATAAACTCATCTATAATTTCCTGCATATCATCTAACGAATTATCGGTTTCACTCATTATTTGCTCCAGTAAGAAAAGTTTAGCATTTACACAGTTTTGAAAACTAGATCGGCTATTTCAAAATTATATTACCGGTTTTTAATGATATCATCGATTTCCCGCTGCTGTTTTTTGTCTTCTACGGTAAATTCTGCATTGGGATCGAAAGCGCGCTGTTTTTTAGTGCCTTTGTTTTTAACAATACCATTTTTGTTGCCAATAGCGTTAAGCAGGGACATTAATCTATCCTCAACATCATCAAGCAGCGTTATAGCATGATCCACCTGCTGAGTAGTAATATCCTGAAACTGCATAGCATCCATGATATTGAACAGATCATTGAGATTACTCACGGTATTTTTTCCGACTTTATCCATTAATGACTCTAATTCATTTGATGCTGACAACACTTCTCTGGGGATTAGTTCTTTAATCTTGCTAACCCATTCACTGATTTCAGATTCACGATTATTGATAGCTTCTACCATATCCAAAACTCTATTAGTGGCTTGTTCGGTTTGTTCGGTTACTTTTTCAAGTTGTTGAGCGGTCGTAGGAACTTTTTTAACTGATTCCACAATAGGTTTGCGTATTTGACGGAATGCTTCCATCATTTTACTTACGGATGATGTTAATTCTTTTAATTCGTTGCTTATCATACCGGTAATTTCAATTTTGTTTATCTTTTTTGCTGTCATCCCTAATCCTCCACTAAATAGATTGAAGTACTTGATTAATCTTTTCCGCAAGTGTCTCTGGCGTAAAAGGTTTAACGATGTAATTGTTAACTCCGGCATCCATAGCTTGAATAATATCATCCTTGACAGACCTGGTTGTAATCATCAAAACGGGCATAGATTTTAGACTATCATCGGCTCTGAGCGTAGTAACAAATGTCAAGCCGTCCATTTCGGGCATATTCCAATCAGTAATAACAAAATCGAATTTGTCTATTTTTAGCTTTGCCAAAGCATCTTTACCGTCGCATGCTTCGGCAACATTATTGAAGCCGGCTCTTTTCAATGTGTTGAGAATAATTCTCCGCATAGTTGGAGAATCGTCCACAGCTAATATTTTTATATCAGACACTCTATCCCTCCTTTATATAGCAGGCTGCTTTGTTTTCAGATACTTTGACACTTCAGCCATCAGAACTGGTGGCTTGAAAGGTTTCACTAAATATGACGAGGCGCCAACTTTGGTTCCAAGTTTCTTGTCTTTTTCCTCCTCCTCAGAAGACAGAATGATAATTGGAACATTAGTATACGCAGGGTTTTCCCTAACTGTTTTAATTAATTCGTAGCCGTCAACATTCGGCATGTTAAGATCTGTTATTATCAGGTCAACTTCTTTCTCAAGTGATGACATTTTTTCAATGGCATCCATACCATCACAGGCAGTAACAACCTTACAGCCTGATGACCTTAATGCGAAAGAAACAAATTTGACAACTGTCGGAGAATCGTCAACTACCATTATCAGATTTTCGTTCATATCGTACTCCATAAATATTATTCTTTTTTATACACAAGCCCATTTTTCAAGTAAACAAGTTTAAAAGCCTTGCTAATACCATGCAGCGATTCCGAATGACCAATAAAATAGTAGCCGTTCTTAACAAGACTGCTATAAAAAGATTTAGTTATTTTTCTCTTAACCTCATCCGAAAAATAAATCGTAACATTCCGGCAGAAAATAATATCTATGTTCTTTATTAATGACATTTTTAATGAATCCGTCATATTTATCTGAGAGAATTGAATCAGCTTTTTAACTATGTCATTAATATGATAAACACTGCCTTTTTTAGTAAAATACTTATCTTTATAATATTTAGGAGTAGTCCGCAGAGACAATTCATGATAGATGCCTTTTCTGGCGGCTTGAAGAACATCTAAAGATATATCGTTGGCGATTATCTCAATATTATAAGTTTGCCAATTGGGAATTTTCTCCATAACAGTCATTGAAAGCGTAAATGGTTCTTCTCCGGTAGAACAACCGGCGCTCCATATTCTCAAGTTCTTATTATTGGTTTTAGCTTTTTCTTTTATCACCATAGGTAATACCTCGTCGCTAAAAGCAGTAATCTGAGGTAGATTGCGAAAAAAGGATGTTTCATTTGTCGTCAGCAGGTTCATTAAGACATTGAATTCTTTCAAGCTGGTATCATATTTAACCATATAGAAATAGTCTTTGAAGTTTTTGATGCCGAGTTGATTCATTCTATTCGAAAGACGGTTTTTAATCAGATACATTTTATTTTCATGAAAAAACATGCCGCATTTTTCATGGATGAAATCTCTAAAATTTATAAAATCCTCGGTTTTAAGTTCGATTGTTTTTATTGATACAGAAAATGCTGGCGCAGATTTGACGACCGTACTTCTACCCCCAACATCCTTTTTAGGCAATTTCGCAGTTAATGTCATAATTTCACCTATACTCTTATATCTATTTACCTAAGTATTTAATGATTAAATACACCATTCCTTCTTTAATAAACTGCATGAATCAGTTCGTTAGCTACAGTACCGTTTTATGTGCAGCCTCTTTCCATTCTGTATTTAGCCTCATTTAAAGCGCTTTTCACTGTTTCGGCCAATTCAGTCATTTTGAATGGTTTGACAATATAATTAAATACTCCTTTTCGTATTGATTCTATAGCGCTATCCATTGATGGAAATGCAGTCATAATTATTATCGGCACTTCCGGTTTTTTTCGTTTCAACTCAGATACAACTTGTATTCCATCAACTTCCGGCATTTTCAGATCTACCAAAGCTACCTGAAAACTAACCTCATTGATTATCTTGAAAGCTTCCTTCCCATCACCTGCCATATGAACTTTATAGCCCTGGGATGTAAAAAAATCATAAAGAAGATCCCTTATTAAAAGTTCATCATCCACAACCAGTATTTGAGCATTCTCAGCTTGCATTTCTGCTTTCAATCGCCTCCATAGCGGCATTTCGAATATCTTCGTTTTCTGATTTTGATATTTTTTCCAGTTCCGATACAACTTTAGAATCATCAGCTATTGAAATCAGATTAATTATTGGGATTTGCACAAATGGCGGTTGAGCCGGCATTATTTCAAGCAATTTATCAAGGCAGCTTGCATCGTTGATTGAAGCCAAAGCATTAATAGCATAGAACCGCACCCACATATCATCATCATCAAGAAGAACTCTTATTTTTTCGCCGGCATTTTCACCCAAGATATTCAAATAGGCGTCAACGACAGCTTTTCTGACCTCCGGGTTCTCATCTATAAGCAGATATGTTAATTTATCATCTAAGCCCGGATAGTGCATTTTTGATAAGCCAATAACCGCATGACGGCGCACTTCAGCTTCCTCGTTGCCTAATGAGTTCAGCAATATTTCAACTGCCTGCTGTTCGCCAATCCAGCCTAACCCGCGGACTGCCAATATTTTTCTCTGTATGTTCGAGCTTTCAATATCCCTTTTAAACAGGTTAATTGTTTTTTCGCCGCCAATCAGCACTAATGCGCCAAAACAAGCCTCGCTTACGTCCGAATACTCATCATCAAGATGTTTGGCTATATTCTCAACGATAGACTCATCACCGATATAACCGAGCGTTTTAAGGGCTTCTGCTTTAACATGACCAACATCATCATTTGTGAGACTCAGTAGGACATCAATAGTTTCTTGATTATAGAATTTTGCCAGCGTTTTAGCCACAGCCACTCTAACATCAGGGTTATCAGATTTTGCTTGAGATAGAATAACCTCAAGCAATTCGGGCGATTTTAAAAACGATGATATTTCGATTAGATATGTTTTTATTAAATCCGTACCGTTTTTAACACCGTCAATAATAGCGTTCAACCCGGTACTGCCGGCAATTCTTAGCGCTCCCTGAGCCATTTCAACAACTTCCTGATTGGGAAATTCACACGTTTTGATAAGAGCTTCCACTACCTTATCGCCGCTCCAAAAAGCCATTTCGCCGATAACAGCTTTTTTTACTTCCAGGTCATCGCTGGCTGAAGCCTCTATTAAATAATCAACGAATTTGCCTCCGGAAGCATTGAAGAGTTCGTCTCTACTTCCGGAACCAGCCTTTTTTAGTATCGCTGTCAGAACAAAATTTCTGAGTTCGGGATTTTCAACATTCATCAGCCTTAAGAGGTTCTTTAAAGAATCGGGTGAATCGATTTTACCAATCGCCTCAATAGCGGCATAAGCCAGCACTATGTTGTCGGACTCGGATTTTTCATAGAGTATGGGAATAGCTTTATCAGAGCCTATATTCCCTAAAGATTCGATAACCTGAGGACCGGCATCGGGATGCGAGTTCAGGCATTCTATCAAAGGTTCAATAGCCTCGGCGCTGGTAACCTTGCCTAAAGCTTCCGCCGCTGAACCGATTACGTTTTCGTTTGAGTCTTTCAGTAGTTTTATTAAGACGGGCACATATTGAGAGTCACCAATAAGAGCCATAATATCGACAGCAAATTTTCTAACATCATGGTCGCTTGATGAGCATTCTTTTATCAATGCTTCAGACGCAACTGTTCCCATTTTAACTAAAACTTCTGCAACAAGATTCCGAATAGAAATATCCGGATCATAAAGAAGCGAGCATAATTCTTCAGCCATTTGAGGGGCAGGATTAGCGGCCAATTCATAAGCCGCATCCTCTCGCTCCATTCTGTCGGGGTCTTTCAATTTCAAGACCTGTTCAGAAAGCTTGACATGCTTCTTCTTGCTAATATTCTTTATTGCTGAGGATGAAACTGACATAATTTCTCCTGTAAGTCCGGTTAATAACTAGAAAGCGCCTGTTTTTCATCAGGGAAAATCTCGAAGATGTTTGCAAGCTGAGTTATATCGAATATCTCTTTGACATAAGGCGCCAGATTTGTCAGTTTCATCGACCCTCGCGAGCTGCGCACTTCTTTGAGAATCGATACTAAAGCACCAAGTCCTGAGCTGTTAATAAAATCGACTTTATTAAGGTTTAAAATCATTTTTTTCGATTCCGATTCCAGCACCTGTTTTGATGCATCTTTCAAAGATGAAGCGCTTGTTAAATCAAGCCGACCTTCGATGTTTAGGATGGTAATATCACCTTCCATACGTTTTTGAATATCCATTTTTGCATCCTCCAGCAAATATATTAAGATCTCACTATTTTATTCTCATCAATTTCAATTTCGACAAATACTTCAAATATATTATTACTTATTTTCCTGAATTCTACTTTATCGCATAATTGCTTAATAATTTTTAATCCCCTCCCCGATTCGACATCTGCTGAAGGGTATTCATTCCAGCTAATATTTTTGTCGTCAAATCCCGTCCCTTCATTTATTATCGAAGCTGTAAATTTATTATTTTTGAAACATGTTTCAAAAACAATTTGGGCATCTAACGAGTCTTTATTGCCATATAGATAGGCATTATTATAAGCTTCCGATAAAACGGTCATGATATTGTATGCTTTCTGGCGATCTGAGGTGACATTATTAGCAATAACGCTGAATATATCCTCCGCTATTTTCAGGTATTCCCATCTGGCTGGAAAATATATTTTTAGCGGGCATGTCATTTTTTTACCTCTATATGCATCAAGGTTGTATCATCAACATAGCCAACATCATAAGAGTATTCCTTAAGCAGAATTTTTAAATCATTAACAAAATCATGCCAAGGAGCGTGACAGTGTTTTTTCAGGAATTTTAAGGAATTAGCTAAACCCAGCATTTCTCCTTTCGAGTTGACAGATTCGAAAATGCCGTCAGTGTAAACAATCAACTTATCGCCGGTTTTTAAAGGCGTTTTGTTTTCTATATATTTAATACCGGAAAATTGACCAACGAAAGGACCGCCGGTTTTTAATTTTATTACTTCATCACCGCGGAAAAGATAACCGGGAGGATGTCCAGCATTTACTGATAATAGGATATTTTCTTTTAGGTCGAATAGTCCGAAAAACATGGTTATAAACATACCGCCCATTCTTTGCATATCCCGACATAAAAACTCGTTAAATTTGGCAACGAATTCGGATAAAGAACTAATATCTTCGGCTAGTATGTGAATATACGATCTCGCTGCTGTCATTATCAAAGCCGCCGGCATACCCTTATTAGACACATCAGCAACAATTGCTAGATATTTGCCATCCTCCAATTTGACAATATCATAAAAATCGCCCCCAACCTGACCTGCTTGATGATGATAGACGTTAACATCAATTCCATCATATTCTACATTTTCCTGAGGCATCAGTGTTTGTTGAACATGTTCAGCTATGTCAAGTTCATGTTCGATTTTTTGCTTAATCAGGGCTTCCTCGTGAAGTTCCACATTCATAACAGCCACAGCCGCGAAACTACCGAGAAGTTCCAGGGAAAATCTATCATCTTCATCGAATTCCTGGCCATCTTCTTTATTGGCAATTGTAACGACGCCGACAACTTTATCTTGAGCTTTTAAAGGTGTTGATATAATTGAATTTATGCTAACCTGATGAACTCTAACTTTATCGTTGTCATGGAAACTAAGATTATTTATTGTTATAGATTCACCTGTATTCCTTACATGGTCAATTATATTGACGCCCTGTTGGGTTTTAATTTTCTGAATGTTTTCATATGACAACCCCCAGCTTGCCGTTTTCGGCTGTTCCCCGGAATCAAAAATGATTATCTCGCCTACTTCGCCCTTTACTATCCTTAAGGCGGTCTCAATAACCATAGGGAGAATCATATCCAGGTCGAGAAGAGATGTAAAAACAGCGCCTATATGTGATAGGTCTATAATTTTGTTTATTTGGTCTTCAAGTTTTTCTTCAATTTCGGTAAGCTGTTTTTCTAAAACTTCGCCAATTTGAAAAAAGTCGTCAATTGATTCGCCCATAAAAATACACCTGTATATTTATACTGCTTTTGATTGTTTAGATGCCTAACATCAGGCAGAAGTTTCCTTAATCGAATTATCTATCATCTCCATAACAGCATCTAAGAAAATCGGTTTATGATAGATTTTTTCAATTCCTAATGATTTTTGCATATTGAGCATGTTTTTATCATAATATCCGGAGATTAAAGCAATCGAGATTTGTGGATATTTATCTTTCAAATATCGAACAAGATCAAAGCCATTCTTTCCCGGCATAATGACATCAGAAATAACCATAAAGTATTCATCCGAATTTAGAATTTTCAAAGCCTCATTCACAGAACCAACAATTACCGGAATATAGTTTAACTGCTTGATATAATTGCTTAACAACGATGCCATATCACTTTGGTCATCAACAATTAAAATTTTTTTCGTTTTCTGACCAACTTCGTTTTCTTTAGTTTGGCGCATATTTATAATTCCCTATCAACAACAATTCATTTATAAACATAGTCGGTTAATCATAATAGAATGTTTAGCAGATATTAATGGTATTGTTCATAGTGATTTTAAAATGTTTTGACATTTTTAATAATAAGGAAAGAGATTAGCATTTAGATATCATGATATTAATATAAATAGTGATTTTCTGCTTTAGATTCTATATATGTGAAACTTCCGGAGAACTTCTGCAAGTTTTTTCCTTGACATTCTCAAGCGACTTAGTATTCTATAACGATAATAAATATGAGTCTATTTGAGGGATTCATAGAGAATAATTAAACTGAATACTTTTTTAGGCGGCTTAGCCAAGTGGTAAGGCAGAGGTCTGCAAAATCTCTATTCTCCGGTTCGAGTCCGGAAGCCGCCTTTTTTCTTTTATTATACAAATAATATACTAATCGCTTGGGGTCTATGCTTTTGCGAGAAGCATTCATGGAAATACTTCGGATTTACTATAGATGCCAAGCATCGTCCCAAACCAGATAGCCTCAGATGAGCCGTATGGCTGATTAACAATGTTATGATATCTCATGAAACTCCTGCGCTTATTTATGTTGACATTATAACTTCGAATCTATATTTAGCTTTTTTAATTGCAAGTGGGTTAAGTGATTTATGATAACTTTATATTTAGACAAAAGGAGATTAGAATGGAAAAAGCTATTGAGCAGTTAACTATTTTTGCAACGGGATATGGTTTAAAAATAATCAGCGCTGTATTAATCCTTATTATCGGACGTGTTATTGCCGGCGTTGCGCGAAAATTCGTAATTAAGCTATCAACCAAAGCTAAAATAGACCCGACAGTAATTTCATTTGTCGGGAGCGTTTCTTATGTGCTCATACTTGTATTCACCATATTGGCCGTTTTAGCGAAATTCGGGATTGAAACCGCTTCTATGATAGCAGTGCTTGGGTCGGTCGGATTCGCCATAGGGTTTGCCCTGCAGGGTTCGCTGTCAAATTTTGCGGCGGGATTGCTCATTTTAGTGTTCCGATATTACAAAGTTGGCGATTATATCGAAGCTGCCGGAGTATCAGGCACGGTAAAAGAAATATTGTTGTTTAACACTGTTCTGGCTTCGCCCGACAATGTGAAGATAATGGTGCCCAGCAGTAAAATATTTGGCGATACTATCAAGAATTACTCAGCTAACGACATCAGAAGGATTGATCTGATTGTGGGTGTTGGCTATACATCCTCCATTCAAAAATCGATGGAGATTGTTTCAAAATTACTAAATGAGGATAAAAGGATATTAACAAATCCTAAACCGCAAATAGATGTATCTGAACTTGCCGAT
It encodes:
- a CDS encoding SpoIIE family protein phosphatase, with amino-acid sequence MGESIDDFFQIGEVLEKQLTEIEEKLEDQINKIIDLSHIGAVFTSLLDLDMILPMVIETALRIVKGEVGEIIIFDSGEQPKTASWGLSYENIQKIKTQQGVNIIDHVRNTGESITINNLSFHDNDKVRVHQVSINSIISTPLKAQDKVVGVVTIANKEDGQEFDEDDRFSLELLGSFAAVAVMNVELHEEALIKQKIEHELDIAEHVQQTLMPQENVEYDGIDVNVYHHQAGQVGGDFYDIVKLEDGKYLAIVADVSNKGMPAALIMTAARSYIHILAEDISSLSEFVAKFNEFLCRDMQRMGGMFITMFFGLFDLKENILLSVNAGHPPGYLFRGDEVIKLKTGGPFVGQFSGIKYIENKTPLKTGDKLIVYTDGIFESVNSKGEMLGLANSLKFLKKHCHAPWHDFVNDLKILLKEYSYDVGYVDDTTLMHIEVKK
- a CDS encoding protein-glutamate O-methyltransferase CheR, coding for MTLTAKLPKKDVGGRSTVVKSAPAFSVSIKTIELKTEDFINFRDFIHEKCGMFFHENKMYLIKNRLSNRMNQLGIKNFKDYFYMVKYDTSLKEFNVLMNLLTTNETSFFRNLPQITAFSDEVLPMVIKEKAKTNNKNLRIWSAGCSTGEEPFTLSMTVMEKIPNWQTYNIEIIANDISLDVLQAARKGIYHELSLRTTPKYYKDKYFTKKGSVYHINDIVKKLIQFSQINMTDSLKMSLIKNIDIIFCRNVTIYFSDEVKRKITKSFYSSLVKNGYYFIGHSESLHGISKAFKLVYLKNGLVYKKE
- a CDS encoding response regulator, whose amino-acid sequence is MSDIKILAVDDSPTMRRIILNTLKRAGFNNVAEACDGKDALAKLKIDKFDFVITDWNMPEMDGLTFVTTLRADDSLKSMPVLMITTRSVKDDIIQAMDAGVNNYIVKPFTPETLAEKINQVLQSI
- a CDS encoding STAS domain-containing protein yields the protein MDIQKRMEGDITILNIEGRLDLTSASSLKDASKQVLESESKKMILNLNKVDFINSSGLGALVSILKEVRSSRGSMKLTNLAPYVKEIFDITQLANIFEIFPDEKQALSSY
- a CDS encoding response regulator; translation: MRQTKENEVGQKTKKILIVDDQSDMASLLSNYIKQLNYIPVIVGSVNEALKILNSDEYFMVISDVIMPGKNGFDLVRYLKDKYPQISIALISGYYDKNMLNMQKSLGIEKIYHKPIFLDAVMEMIDNSIKETSA
- a CDS encoding mechanosensitive ion channel, which translates into the protein MEKAIEQLTIFATGYGLKIISAVLILIIGRVIAGVARKFVIKLSTKAKIDPTVISFVGSVSYVLILVFTILAVLAKFGIETASMIAVLGSVGFAIGFALQGSLSNFAAGLLILVFRYYKVGDYIEAAGVSGTVKEILLFNTVLASPDNVKIMVPSSKIFGDTIKNYSANDIRRIDLIVGVGYTSSIQKSMEIVSKLLNEDKRILTNPKPQIDVSELADSSVNLFIRPWVKRDDYWAVKCDITYKIKEAFDRNNIEIPFPQQVVHMVSAV
- a CDS encoding chemotaxis response regulator protein-glutamate methylesterase is translated as MIQIKVLVVDDSAFMRKAISMLLESDPDIKVVGTANNGLEGIEMVKKLKPDIVTLDIEMPRMDGLTALKHIMNENPTPVMMLSSLTTDGASATLEAFSLGAVDFIPKQLSFVALDIVNIKEELLKKIKDIALNKARLIRAFRNKNSSKPTISVATTMGASSLKSKGKKLNASIIAIGVSTGGPPALQAIIPLLPKNLPVPVTVVQHMPPLFTKSLAERLNSLSKVNVKEAEQGEQLNPGTVYIAPGDKHLLVRKMPSLSQVRLSDEPTDTLHKPAVDVMVKSVAEGYGSRVLGVILTGMGADGLEGMRLVKSKGGAVFAQNEETCIVYGMPRAVVENNLADRVVPLQHMASEIVNCF
- a CDS encoding protein phosphatase CheZ codes for the protein MTAKKINKIEITGMISNELKELTSSVSKMMEAFRQIRKPIVESVKKVPTTAQQLEKVTEQTEQATNRVLDMVEAINNRESEISEWVSKIKELIPREVLSASNELESLMDKVGKNTVSNLNDLFNIMDAMQFQDITTQQVDHAITLLDDVEDRLMSLLNAIGNKNGIVKNKGTKKQRAFDPNAEFTVEDKKQQREIDDIIKNR
- a CDS encoding ATP-binding protein; protein product: MTCPLKIYFPARWEYLKIAEDIFSVIANNVTSDRQKAYNIMTVLSEAYNNAYLYGNKDSLDAQIVFETCFKNNKFTASIINEGTGFDDKNISWNEYPSADVESGRGLKIIKQLCDKVEFRKISNNIFEVFVEIEIDENKIVRS
- a CDS encoding response regulator codes for the protein MKAEMQAENAQILVVDDELLIRDLLYDFFTSQGYKVHMAGDGKEAFKIINEVSFQVALVDLKMPEVDGIQVVSELKRKKPEVPIIIMTAFPSMDSAIESIRKGVFNYIVKPFKMTELAETVKSALNEAKYRMERGCT
- a CDS encoding HEAT repeat domain-containing protein translates to MSVSSSAIKNISKKKHVKLSEQVLKLKDPDRMEREDAAYELAANPAPQMAEELCSLLYDPDISIRNLVAEVLVKMGTVASEALIKECSSSDHDVRKFAVDIMALIGDSQYVPVLIKLLKDSNENVIGSAAEALGKVTSAEAIEPLIECLNSHPDAGPQVIESLGNIGSDKAIPILYEKSESDNIVLAYAAIEAIGKIDSPDSLKNLLRLMNVENPELRNFVLTAILKKAGSGSRDELFNASGGKFVDYLIEASASDDLEVKKAVIGEMAFWSGDKVVEALIKTCEFPNQEVVEMAQGALRIAGSTGLNAIIDGVKNGTDLIKTYLIEISSFLKSPELLEVILSQAKSDNPDVRVAVAKTLAKFYNQETIDVLLSLTNDDVGHVKAEALKTLGYIGDESIVENIAKHLDDEYSDVSEACFGALVLIGGEKTINLFKRDIESSNIQRKILAVRGLGWIGEQQAVEILLNSLGNEEAEVRRHAVIGLSKMHYPGLDDKLTYLLIDENPEVRKAVVDAYLNILGENAGEKIRVLLDDDDMWVRFYAINALASINDASCLDKLLEIMPAQPPFVQIPIINLISIADDSKVVSELEKISKSENEDIRNAAMEAIESRNAS
- a CDS encoding response regulator; this translates as MNENLIMVVDDSPTVVKFVSFALRSSGCKVVTACDGMDAIEKMSSLEKEVDLIITDLNMPNVDGYELIKTVRENPAYTNVPIIILSSEEEEKDKKLGTKVGASSYLVKPFKPPVLMAEVSKYLKTKQPAI
- a CDS encoding chemotaxis protein CheA yields the protein MQEIIDEFMIETTEIVESLDSDLIKLEKDPHDLELLNSIFRGAHTMKGTSGFLGYDHLMNLTHRMEDVLNKLRKNELQVTEKVMDVLLEAVDYVKLVLQDIIDNQQGNTDTSGIISKLTAIYNSEPLPESKPQAADSASVEVEETKGETAAETTEIKAETAASDKPKESPRTEAAVSSSAPPKKSASNVIESTIRVGVDRLDSLVNMVGELVLHRNALIQTTNILQGAHEADQNVERLVQAASDISFMTTELHVAIMKMRMLQIGHVFNKFPRIVRDLSRELSKKMDLEISGEDTELDKSVIEEINDPLMHLIRNSADHGIELPEDRVNAGKPERGTIELSACQEGNNIVIKVGDDGKGMNLESIKKKIIEKGLASPEAVEQMAQKEILSYIFQPGLSTARTTTLVSGRGVGMDVVRTNIEKLKGTIELSSEEGKGSLVTIRLPLTLAIVQGLLVKCGKDVFAVPLASVIETVIVPIGQVKYINQKPVIKLRDSILPIVELTHVLFNISPENRDNLRIVVVGLAEKRMGLIVDSLVGQEEIVIKSMGDYLGETPGVAGATIMGDGRVRLIIDLASLFELV